The nucleotide window CCAGATGGTAAAGGCTGCAGCTGTCAAAAAAGACGGCAGGGTTCTGGATGTTGCCTGCGGAACCTGTGACGTGGCTTTGGAAATCAGTTCCCAGCTAAAAGAACAGGTTCAAGTTTTCGGACTTGATTTTTCTTTTGGCATGTTAAGGCTCGGCAAACAAAAACTGATAAAGCAAAACAAAAAAAACATTGCTCTTTTAAATGCTGATGCCCTTTGTCTTCCGTTTCAACATAATATGTTTGATGCCGTATTTATAGCTTTTGGCATTCGGAATATCATGGACCGTCAAAAGGCCACAAACGAATTTTTCAATGTTTTAAAAAGCGGCGGACGGCTGGCTGTTCTGGAACTGACCCCCCCGAAAAAAGGAATTTTGAGTTCGCTATACCTTCGGTATTTTCAAAAACTTTTGCCCGTTATCGGTTCATTTTTTTCAAAAGACCGGCAAGCCTATACCTACCTGCCGGAATCTGTATTAAAGTTCCCCTCCCCGGTTGAATTTTCAAAAATCTTGAAAACAGCAGGGTTTAAAAACATCCGGTTCAAACAAATGACCTTTGGAATTGTAACCTTGTTTGTCGGTATCAAGCCTTAATTGAGCCGGACACTGTCATAGTGTCCGACTCTATTTTAAGGAAAAAGTTATAATTTTTACAGCTGCACTGATTTGCCGGGTCAAAAATCTTGATATATCATTTGCCGTCTTAAAAAGTTTTTTTAAGAATAGTATGCTGCAACCCATTTAAATCATCTTTTTCAGGGTATTCAATATTATAATGCAGTCCCCGGCTTTCCTTTCTCATTAATGCGGATTTAATGATCAATTCAGCCACCGTGGCAAGGTTTCGAATTTCAATCAAATCAGAGGTCACCTTAAAATCCCAATAATATTCATTGATTTCTTCATTAATATTTTGGATTCTTCTTAACGCCCGCTGCAGACGTTTGTCAGACCTCACAATGCCGACATAATTCCACATCAGCCGCCGGATTTCATCCCAGTTGTGAGATAAAACAATGGCCTCGTCACTGTCTGCTGCATCGGTTTCATCCCACGGATCAAGGGAAGCGGTTATTTTGTTGTCAATGGACTCAAATTCTTCAACTGAGGATTGATAGGCCCTGTGAGAATAAACCAATGCTTCCAGCAGGGAATTTGAGGCAAGCCGGTTGGCACCGTGAAGTCCGGTGCAGGCGGTTTCCCCCACTGCGTAAAGCCTTTGAACATCTGTCTTACCGTTCAGGTCGGTGGCCACTCCGCCGCACATGTAATGGGCAGCAGGAACAACAGGTATGGGATCTTTTGTCATGTCAATCCCGTACTCAAGACATTTGGCGTAAATATTGGGGAATCTTTTTTTGATAAATTCAGGATCTTTATGGGTGATATCCAGAAAAACAGCATCCGCTCCGGTCTTTTTCAACTCACTGTCAATGGCCCTTGCCACAACATCCCTGCATGCAAGCTCTTTTTCAGGGGCATATTTTTCCATAAACCGCCGGCCTTTGGAATCAATCAAAACAGCGCCCTCACCTCTGACGGCTTCTGAAATAAGAAAATTTTTTGCTTCCGGATGATACAGACATGTAGGATGAAATTGTACGAACTCAAGATTTGCCACCGATGCCCCGGCCCGGTAGGCCATGGCAATTCCGTCACCGGTTGCAATGTCAGGATTGGATGTATACAGATAAACTTTGCCTGCTCCCCCGGTTGAAAGAAGGGTAACCCCGGCATAAAAGGTTTCAATTTTACCGGTTTTATTGTCCAGTACATATGCCCCGCAGCAGATATTCTCATGCTGGGTGACAACAAGGCCGCTTCGAATACTGCTGGAAAACGTGATCAAGTTGACGGCAATGTGATCCTCTAAAATCGTTATATTCTCATTTTCCTCGACATTTTTCACCAAAGTGTCTTCAATCTCTTTACCGGTCAGATCATGGGCATAAACAATTCTTTTAACAGAATGGCCCCCTTCTTTGCCCAGTGCAAAATCGTATTCACCTTCACCGTCTTTATTAAAATGGGCACCTTGCCTGACAAGCTCTTTTATTCTGTCTGGCCCGTTTTCCACAACCATCTTGACCACATCTTTGTTGCAAAGCCCGTCACCTGCACCAAGGGTGTCTTGAATATGAAGGTCAAAGGAATCAATGGAGCTGAATACTGCGGCT belongs to Desulfobacula toluolica Tol2 and includes:
- the nadB gene encoding L-aspartate oxidase is translated as MIKRTDFLVIGSGIAGLSYALKVSEFGKVTIITKKKIQKTNTALAQGGIAAVFSSIDSFDLHIQDTLGAGDGLCNKDVVKMVVENGPDRIKELVRQGAHFNKDGEGEYDFALGKEGGHSVKRIVYAHDLTGKEIEDTLVKNVEENENITILEDHIAVNLITFSSSIRSGLVVTQHENICCGAYVLDNKTGKIETFYAGVTLLSTGGAGKVYLYTSNPDIATGDGIAMAYRAGASVANLEFVQFHPTCLYHPEAKNFLISEAVRGEGAVLIDSKGRRFMEKYAPEKELACRDVVARAIDSELKKTGADAVFLDITHKDPEFIKKRFPNIYAKCLEYGIDMTKDPIPVVPAAHYMCGGVATDLNGKTDVQRLYAVGETACTGLHGANRLASNSLLEALVYSHRAYQSSVEEFESIDNKITASLDPWDETDAADSDEAIVLSHNWDEIRRLMWNYVGIVRSDKRLQRALRRIQNINEEINEYYWDFKVTSDLIEIRNLATVAELIIKSALMRKESRGLHYNIEYPEKDDLNGLQHTILKKTF
- the ubiE gene encoding bifunctional demethylmenaquinone methyltransferase/2-methoxy-6-polyprenyl-1,4-benzoquinol methylase UbiE codes for the protein MNKELEFVKDMFDSIAPKYDFLNRLLSLRQDTVWRTQMVKAAAVKKDGRVLDVACGTCDVALEISSQLKEQVQVFGLDFSFGMLRLGKQKLIKQNKKNIALLNADALCLPFQHNMFDAVFIAFGIRNIMDRQKATNEFFNVLKSGGRLAVLELTPPKKGILSSLYLRYFQKLLPVIGSFFSKDRQAYTYLPESVLKFPSPVEFSKILKTAGFKNIRFKQMTFGIVTLFVGIKP